A part of Pieris napi chromosome 9, ilPieNapi1.2, whole genome shotgun sequence genomic DNA contains:
- the LOC125052510 gene encoding leucine-rich repeat-containing protein 24, protein MKWLIVAILVITCEAISAAFAPPGSCPAVCVCKWKGGKQTVECVDRALITVPEPVDPATQVLDLSGNNLQILPQEAFARTGLVNLQRVYLRSCNIGQINDRAFKGLTNLVELDLSNNLLTQIPSYSFKDAPFLRDLALAHNPILKIHSDALNNLGSLVKLDLSRCEIRDIAADVFRNLHSLESLKLNGNNLRELPLSSLEKLEKLRVIDLSENPWICDCRLRDLKMWLANHKLFSSPSCSAPPRLVDKAFSELSLDEFACKPEILPVSRHVEASVGENTTVICKTEAVPSANIHWYWNGRLLQNGSNFNSHQSIYIFEAGEAKKRSSLVLTNTQETDSTEFYCVADNKGGNAEANFTVHVTQMPMASLGSAQIASLGAALFLVIIVISLGLLITFVRFRPVTASESKTPNTLDRVVSGNEVHPTVNDRPHVAVLANRQESTNYDERKCNSITKPPRTNDIPYTTNHYEGRGSIVTTGGTVAVSPTMSGGIDPDLINDTRPDSVTRPESGEYARETSDSLYPSGLWDQIKMNQANNLARAVSSAIPAYYNDRTPIIENSSVNGSQEELGYTSRTFPRSHALTTVPTAPGDGPYPPDYGLPVGSARTLRVWQRAPPVLPPVSALKRVLTITRPSEDSCHDGCATDV, encoded by the coding sequence atgaaGTGGCTAATTGTGGCTATTCTTGTGATTACATGCGAAGCAATTTCGGCCGCATTTGCGCCTCCTGGGTCGTGTCCGGCCGTATGTGTGTGTAAATGGAAGGGTGGTAAACAGACGGTGGAGTGTGTGGATCGGGCTTTAATCACGGTGCCCGAGCCTGTGGACCCCGCGACTCAAGTGTTGGACCTTTCAGGAaacaatttacaaatactGCCACAGGAGGCTTTCGCCAGGACGGGACTCGTTAATTTACAAAGAGTGTATTTAAGAAGTTGCAATATCGGGCAAATTAACGACCGTGCGTTTAAAGGTCTCACGAATTTAGTGGAGTTAGATCTTTCGAACAACTTGCTTACGCAAATACCATCGTATAGCTTTAAGGATGCTCCATTTCTTAGAGACCTTGCTTTGGCACATAatcctattttaaaaatacattctgaTGCCCTTAACAACCTTGGTAGCTTAGTGAAACTTGACCTATCGCGGTGTGAGATAAGAGATATAGCTGCTGACGTATTTAGGAATCTACATTCCTTGGaatctttaaaacttaatgGTAACAATCTCCGAGAGTTACCATTGAGTTCATTAGAAAAGCTCGAGAAATTAAGAGTAATTGACCTATCAGAAAACCCTTGGATATGTGACTGTCGTTTAAGAGATCTTAAGATGTGGCTCGCGAATCATAAACTATTTTCTAGTCCTTCTTGCTCAGCACCACCTAGATTGGTGGATAAAGCTTTCTCCGAACTATCTCTTGACGAATTTGCATGCAAGCCGGAAATCTTGCCTGTGAGTAGACATGTTGAAGCTTCAGTTGGAGAAAATACCACTGTAATATGTAAAACGGAAGCTGTACCAAGCGCTAACATACATTGGTATTGGAATGGCCGGCTTTTACAAAACGGCagtaattttaattcacatcaaagtatatacattttcgaaGCAGGCGAAGCAAAAAAGAGATCTTCGTTAGTTTTAACGAATACACAGGAGACAGATTCTACGGAGTTTTACTGTGTCGCAGACAATAAGGGTGGAAATGCAGAAGCAAACTTTACAGTTCACGTCACACAAATGCCAATGGCATCTTTAGGCAGCGCTCAAATAGCTAGTTTGGGAGCGGCATTATTCttagttattattgtaatttcttTGGGACTTCTTATTACATTTGTACGATTTCGTCCTGTGACCGCATCGGAAAGCAAAACACCGAATACTTTAGACAGAGTGGTCTCTGGGAATGAAGTGCATCCAACTGTTAATGATAGACCACATGTTGCAGTTTTAGCTAATCGACAAGAATCTACGAATTATGATGAGAGAAAATGCAATTCTATAACAAAACCTCCACGAACGAATGATATTCCATATACAACAAACCATTATGAAGGTCGTGGCAGTATAGTTACCACCGGAGGGACCGTGGCAGTCTCTCCTACTATGTCGGGGGGAATCGATCCAGATCTTATAAACGACACCCGGCCAGATAGCGTAACTAGACCTGAGAGTGGCGAATATGCCCGTGAGACATCTGACTCCTTATATCCATCGGGCCTCTGGGATCAGATTAAAATGAACCAAGCTAATAACTTGGCACGCGCTGTTAGTTCGGCGATCCCAGCATATTACAATGATCGGACTCCCATAATAGAAAATAGTAGCGTAAATGGTTCTCAAGAAGAATTAGGCTATACAAGTAGAACGTTTCCACGTTCGCATGCCTTAACAACTGTCCCTACAGCACCGGGCGATGGTCCTTATCCGCCTGACTATGGCTTGCCAGTTGGATCAGCGCGAACATTACGTGTTTGGCAACGTGCCCCGCCTGTACTTCCACCCGTATCGGCCTTAAAGAGAGTGTTAACTATAACTAGGCCTTCAGAGGATAGTTGTCACGATGGCTGTGCCACAGATGTTTAG